Proteins encoded together in one Cyanobium sp. WAJ14-Wanaka window:
- the rpmG gene encoding 50S ribosomal protein L33 — protein MAKNKGVRIVITLECTECRSNPAKRSPGVSRYTTEKNRRNTTERLELNKFCPHCNKSTVHKEIK, from the coding sequence ATGGCTAAAAACAAGGGCGTCCGGATCGTGATCACTCTCGAGTGCACCGAATGCCGGTCCAACCCCGCCAAGCGGTCTCCTGGTGTCTCTAGGTACACCACGGAAAAGAACCGCCGGAACACCACTGAACGGCTTGAGCTCAACAAGTTCTGCCCGCACTGCAATAAGTCGACGGTCCACAAGGAGATCAAGTGA
- the lptC gene encoding LPS export ABC transporter periplasmic protein LptC, whose amino-acid sequence MSSSHTSLATTCLAAGLFLSGCQFGSTPETPAQPFFFRALKLEQRDRLGQPSWALQSPEARYDLGRRVAQARDLQGQLFNRGQLRYRLNATAGTVLNDGEIVQLEGQIKLESYGNNPFTIRARRGRWFPNRNLLELDYRPIATQRNLQLTANRLRFLIDQDKLELRGRPELQRSGENALKLEVRSADWFAAKGDLMALGPVVGVRSLANKKEQRLTSPSLTGNSIAQKLLLAAPVRLVDTEKGAVLNALETTVDVGQELIVSALPFNGSMKQARISGGGFQLHSRTQTAIVTSACFLQQPTDSIGANRCFWNWQTNQVKARGDVTLKRQANQQLTRAKQIDGRLGDDGLVVFTSPGGRVNTQLRLPAKSKSPAPSPARQQKPPIEL is encoded by the coding sequence ATGAGCAGCTCCCACACCTCCTTAGCAACCACATGCCTGGCCGCTGGCCTGTTCCTTAGTGGTTGCCAATTTGGTTCCACCCCGGAAACCCCAGCCCAACCCTTCTTTTTCCGGGCCCTAAAGCTTGAACAACGAGACAGGCTCGGCCAGCCGAGCTGGGCCCTTCAGAGCCCGGAGGCCCGCTACGACCTGGGCCGGCGAGTGGCCCAGGCGAGGGATCTTCAGGGCCAGCTCTTTAACCGCGGCCAGCTGCGTTATCGCCTCAATGCCACGGCAGGCACCGTGCTGAACGATGGCGAGATTGTGCAGCTGGAGGGCCAAATCAAGCTTGAGTCCTATGGCAATAACCCCTTCACTATTAGGGCCCGAAGGGGCCGTTGGTTTCCCAACCGCAACCTCCTCGAGCTCGACTACAGACCAATTGCCACCCAGCGCAATCTCCAGCTAACTGCCAATCGCCTGCGCTTCCTAATTGACCAGGACAAGCTGGAGCTTCGGGGCAGGCCCGAACTGCAACGCAGTGGCGAAAATGCCTTGAAGCTGGAGGTTCGCTCGGCTGATTGGTTTGCGGCAAAGGGAGACTTGATGGCCCTGGGACCGGTGGTGGGAGTTCGTTCCCTGGCCAATAAAAAGGAGCAGCGGCTCACATCTCCTTCCCTAACTGGCAACAGCATTGCCCAGAAGCTCCTGTTGGCAGCTCCGGTGCGCCTGGTAGATACGGAGAAGGGGGCCGTACTAAACGCCTTGGAAACCACCGTTGATGTGGGTCAGGAGCTGATTGTCAGTGCGCTTCCTTTCAACGGCAGCATGAAGCAGGCCCGAATCAGTGGCGGCGGTTTCCAGCTGCATTCCCGCACCCAGACCGCCATAGTCACCAGTGCTTGCTTCCTGCAGCAACCCACCGATTCCATAGGGGCTAACCGCTGCTTCTGGAATTGGCAGACCAACCAGGTCAAGGCGAGGGGCGACGTAACCCTCAAGCGCCAGGCCAATCAGCAGCTCACAAGGGCCAAACAAATCGATGGTCGCCTTGGTGACGATGGCCTGGTGGTTTTCACCAGCCCGGGGGGACGGGTCAATACCCAATTGAGGCTGCCGGCGAAATCAAAATCCCCTGCTCCCTCCCCTGCTAGGCAACAAAAGCCTCCAATTGAGCTTTGA
- a CDS encoding methionine--tRNA ligase, whose translation MSFTLTTPLYYVNDRAHLGSAYTTLACDAIARYQRLKGEDVTFITGCDEHGQKIQRTAEAAGLTPKAHCDLVSSGYRDLWERWQISNDRFVRTTDQVHRSVVEQFFARVEANGDVIEGRQQGWYCVACEEFKDDPAEAPEPNCTIHQKPLEWRDELNLFFRLSRYQQQIEELVAKPGFIAPASRRKEIQNFVAQGLRDFSISRVNLPWGIPVPGHGGHTFYVWFDALLGYLTALSAPGETPCLEQVIDHGWPAQLHVIGKDILRFHAVYWPAMLLSAGLLIPEKVFGHGFLTREGQKMGKSLGNVLDPEVLLERCGRDALRWYLLRDIPFGDDGDFQQQRLTDLVNNDLANTIGNLLNRTTSMARRWFADGVPPAVTARQENHPLAISALAAGVTVGAALDDLDFRRAAEAILQLATAANGYLNEQAPWKLMKQPGQEAQVGDDLYAVLEATRWVAVLLAPLLPEMSERMLLQLGQSPFGSGPVSSAAAGPIASKGSPAWIAAQRWGLLQPQLTLVEPQPVMQRLELEGPL comes from the coding sequence ATGTCTTTCACACTCACCACACCCCTTTATTACGTCAACGACAGGGCCCATCTGGGCAGTGCCTACACAACCCTCGCCTGTGATGCGATCGCCCGTTATCAGCGGCTAAAGGGAGAAGACGTGACCTTCATCACCGGCTGTGATGAACATGGCCAGAAAATTCAACGCACTGCTGAGGCCGCTGGCCTAACCCCCAAGGCCCATTGCGATCTGGTTAGTTCGGGCTACCGCGACCTATGGGAACGCTGGCAGATCAGCAACGACCGCTTTGTCAGAACTACAGATCAAGTTCACCGCAGTGTTGTTGAGCAGTTTTTTGCAAGGGTTGAGGCCAATGGAGATGTGATTGAAGGGCGCCAGCAGGGCTGGTATTGCGTCGCCTGCGAAGAATTCAAGGACGATCCAGCTGAGGCGCCAGAGCCCAACTGCACCATCCATCAAAAGCCCCTGGAGTGGCGCGATGAGCTGAACCTGTTCTTTCGCCTCTCCCGCTATCAGCAACAGATCGAAGAGTTGGTTGCCAAGCCAGGTTTCATTGCTCCCGCCAGTCGCCGCAAGGAGATTCAAAATTTTGTAGCCCAGGGTCTAAGGGATTTCTCCATTTCCCGGGTAAATCTTCCCTGGGGAATTCCGGTGCCAGGCCACGGGGGGCACACCTTCTATGTCTGGTTTGATGCCTTGCTGGGCTATCTCACGGCCCTATCTGCTCCAGGAGAAACCCCCTGCCTCGAGCAGGTAATCGACCACGGTTGGCCAGCCCAATTGCACGTGATCGGTAAGGACATCCTCCGTTTTCATGCTGTCTACTGGCCGGCGATGCTCCTATCGGCCGGATTGCTAATTCCCGAAAAGGTTTTCGGCCACGGTTTTCTGACTAGGGAGGGTCAGAAGATGGGCAAATCCCTGGGCAACGTGCTCGACCCTGAGGTATTGCTTGAGCGTTGCGGTCGCGATGCCCTGAGGTGGTATCTCCTGCGGGATATCCCCTTCGGAGATGACGGCGATTTCCAGCAACAGCGCCTCACCGACCTGGTCAACAACGACCTGGCCAACACCATTGGCAATTTGCTAAACCGCACCACTTCGATGGCCAGACGCTGGTTTGCAGATGGGGTGCCGCCGGCAGTAACCGCCCGCCAGGAAAACCATCCCTTGGCCATCTCGGCCCTGGCAGCGGGTGTCACGGTTGGAGCTGCCCTGGACGATTTGGATTTTCGTCGGGCGGCCGAGGCAATTCTGCAGTTGGCCACTGCAGCCAATGGATACCTGAATGAGCAGGCCCCTTGGAAATTGATGAAGCAGCCCGGCCAAGAGGCTCAAGTTGGTGACGATCTCTATGCGGTGCTGGAGGCCACCCGCTGGGTTGCGGTGCTCTTGGCCCCACTGCTGCCTGAGATGTCAGAGCGCATGCTCCTCCAACTGGGCCAATCGCCCTTTGGGAGTGGCCCGGTTAGCTCCGCCGCTGCTGGCCCCATTGCTAGCAAAGGCTCTCCTGCCTGGATTGCAGCCCAACGATGGGGGTTGCTGCAGCCCCAGCTGACCTTGGTGGAACCCCAACCGGTGATGCAGAGGCTGGAGCTGGAAGGGCCCCTATGA
- the psb32 gene encoding photosystem II repair protein Psb32 encodes MFRSLRPWLAPLLGLLVGILLLPTPSLAVSVSSLPAVVPEERVIDTADVLSRAGRADVSDALRAFNEEHVDAHLITVKRLDYGLSLDKLANQLLQTWLQAGAEDNQLLFLIETQTNTAAVVESPGLEGQLNSGLLTSTARTTFGQPIREGGRYRQGSLDGIGRLLTVLQGSEDPGEPAIADINEVQVTNIPSKEETSESNAFTWIIVLLVAGTIVPMLTWWFFSR; translated from the coding sequence GTGTTCCGTTCTCTCCGTCCCTGGCTAGCCCCGCTGCTGGGATTGCTTGTGGGAATTCTCCTTTTGCCCACCCCTTCCCTTGCCGTGTCGGTGTCGTCCCTGCCAGCGGTGGTGCCCGAGGAGAGGGTGATCGACACGGCCGATGTGCTTAGCCGTGCCGGCCGGGCAGATGTGTCGGATGCCCTGAGGGCATTTAACGAAGAGCATGTGGATGCCCACCTGATCACTGTTAAGCGCCTGGATTACGGGCTCAGTTTGGACAAGCTCGCCAATCAGCTACTGCAGACCTGGCTCCAGGCAGGTGCCGAGGACAACCAACTTCTATTTTTGATTGAAACCCAAACCAACACCGCTGCAGTTGTTGAGTCTCCTGGCCTTGAGGGTCAGCTGAACAGTGGTCTCCTAACCAGTACCGCCCGTACCACCTTTGGTCAACCGATCCGTGAGGGTGGTCGATACAGGCAGGGCAGCCTTGATGGCATTGGCAGACTTTTGACTGTTCTGCAGGGTTCCGAGGATCCGGGTGAACCAGCGATAGCTGACATAAACGAGGTTCAAGTTACAAACATACCCTCAAAGGAGGAGACCTCCGAAAGCAATGCTTTCACCTGGATCATTGTGTTGTTGGTGGCAGGAACAATCGTGCCAATGCTTACTTGGTGGTTTTTTTCTCGCTAA
- a CDS encoding cofactor assembly of complex C subunit B, translated as MSLPTPAKVCLGVGLVGLALAVTNQFLAPSLEPPLERAGVLASLLAVSLLVVSGLWTRAIPEAAAKFELGGDQVLEIKPELPDQLRLELAWGSQMLLTTSAAACLLLLWRGEPLLRRGLAIDQTFIPGSICERAMATGRAISLVDLKLYPGRAEFDDFLPGLPAVVVQPIGQEGLLLLGGWSPRCFGQSDLLWIEGWSEKLKAQLEAFVA; from the coding sequence ATGAGCCTGCCAACTCCCGCCAAGGTCTGTCTCGGGGTTGGTTTGGTTGGCCTTGCTCTTGCGGTTACCAACCAATTTCTGGCGCCCAGCCTTGAGCCGCCCCTCGAGCGGGCGGGGGTTCTCGCCAGCTTGCTGGCCGTTTCCCTGCTGGTGGTTTCTGGGCTATGGACAAGGGCAATCCCTGAAGCTGCGGCCAAATTTGAACTGGGTGGCGACCAGGTGTTGGAGATCAAGCCCGAGCTGCCCGACCAGCTGAGGCTCGAATTGGCCTGGGGTAGCCAAATGTTGCTCACCACCTCTGCTGCGGCCTGTCTACTGCTGCTGTGGCGTGGTGAACCCCTACTGCGGCGGGGGCTCGCCATTGATCAAACCTTTATTCCAGGCAGCATTTGTGAGCGGGCCATGGCCACAGGCAGGGCCATTTCCCTGGTGGACCTAAAGCTCTACCCAGGACGGGCTGAGTTCGACGACTTTCTCCCCGGATTGCCCGCAGTGGTTGTCCAACCCATCGGTCAGGAGGGTTTGCTGCTGCTGGGTGGCTGGTCGCCCCGCTGTTTTGGCCAAAGCGACCTGCTGTGGATTGAGGGCTGGAGTGAAAAGCTCAAAGCTCAATTGGAGGCTTTTGTTGCCTAG
- a CDS encoding FAD-dependent oxidoreductase, with protein MAPSNSNQESAQVVVWGGGTGGVAAALQAARGGARTLLLTPGPWLGGMVSAAGVCAPDGNELTPWQTGLWGAFLRALAHNEPEGLDQNWVSCFGYRPATAEAILRRWCGAEALLQWWPQVELRSVRSQGNRIRAVEIVRDGLGIDIALDVLIDGSDQGDVWPLAQAPYRLGWEAKELWDEPSAPSAQALATDPFFKEQPVQSPTWVVMGQLAKEEPSSGLNPKPQLPAPFDSASENFGLERTITYGRLPGGLVMLNWPLAGNDWHHQLGDLFESDPAQRAEIYGQMRAHSLAFADALKEASAGWLQLANCFPADGQGPAAEALQGPSALALMPYWREGRRLVGQTCVLEQHLLPPRAGCFIAPMPLGADGTVTSIAVGNYANDHHYPGGDFPLAPKSCRWGGRWSGTPFTIPYGALLSSEFDNLMAADKCFSSSHMANGATRLQPLILNIGQASGAAAALAVAKGIPPAQLPVRELQEILINDPTAPAAVVPLWDTPWHHPQWRERQRQVLEAPELLGEDGRLQTSYFPVPSEPGESAWQGVITADGSGGFVFDCDASGGEGGAGGKARYPLITLEPELHDWLNGLDRPTSANLVGCLNPYGPWLRASRLGT; from the coding sequence ATGGCCCCGTCCAATAGCAACCAGGAGTCGGCCCAGGTGGTGGTCTGGGGCGGGGGCACCGGCGGAGTAGCTGCGGCATTGCAGGCAGCCAGGGGAGGGGCCCGCACCTTGCTGCTCACCCCGGGGCCCTGGCTGGGCGGCATGGTCAGTGCTGCAGGGGTTTGCGCCCCCGATGGCAACGAGCTAACACCCTGGCAGACAGGCCTTTGGGGTGCATTTTTACGGGCCCTAGCCCACAACGAACCCGAGGGCCTGGATCAAAACTGGGTCAGCTGCTTTGGCTACCGGCCCGCCACCGCCGAGGCAATCCTGCGCCGCTGGTGTGGGGCGGAGGCGCTGTTGCAATGGTGGCCCCAGGTGGAGCTGCGCTCGGTGCGCTCCCAGGGAAACCGGATAAGGGCTGTTGAAATCGTGCGCGATGGCCTGGGCATCGACATAGCCCTCGATGTTCTGATCGATGGCAGTGATCAGGGCGATGTCTGGCCACTCGCCCAGGCCCCATACCGGCTGGGCTGGGAGGCAAAGGAACTCTGGGATGAACCCAGTGCCCCCAGCGCCCAGGCCCTGGCCACAGATCCTTTCTTCAAGGAGCAGCCCGTTCAATCGCCAACCTGGGTGGTGATGGGCCAATTGGCCAAGGAAGAGCCTTCTTCGGGGCTAAACCCCAAGCCCCAGCTACCTGCCCCGTTCGATTCCGCTTCAGAAAATTTCGGCCTGGAGCGCACGATTACCTATGGCCGCCTGCCCGGGGGCCTGGTAATGCTGAATTGGCCCCTGGCAGGAAATGATTGGCACCACCAACTTGGTGATCTGTTCGAATCCGATCCAGCCCAGCGTGCTGAGATCTATGGGCAGATGCGGGCCCACAGCCTCGCCTTTGCAGATGCCCTGAAGGAGGCTTCAGCTGGTTGGCTGCAACTCGCCAACTGCTTCCCCGCAGATGGGCAGGGCCCCGCTGCCGAAGCCCTGCAGGGGCCCTCTGCCCTGGCCCTGATGCCCTATTGGAGAGAGGGAAGGCGGTTGGTGGGCCAAACCTGCGTGCTCGAGCAGCACCTATTGCCGCCCAGGGCTGGATGCTTCATCGCCCCCATGCCCCTTGGTGCCGATGGAACCGTGACCTCCATCGCCGTTGGCAACTACGCCAACGACCACCACTACCCAGGTGGCGACTTTCCCTTGGCGCCGAAAAGTTGCCGCTGGGGAGGGCGCTGGAGCGGCACCCCATTCACGATCCCCTACGGGGCTTTGCTGAGCTCCGAATTCGACAATCTGATGGCGGCCGATAAGTGCTTCAGCTCCAGCCACATGGCCAACGGAGCCACCAGGCTCCAGCCCCTGATTCTCAACATCGGCCAGGCCAGCGGTGCGGCAGCCGCCCTTGCTGTGGCCAAGGGCATTCCTCCAGCCCAACTGCCGGTGCGGGAATTACAGGAGATTTTGATCAACGACCCCACGGCCCCTGCGGCGGTCGTTCCCCTCTGGGATACCCCTTGGCACCACCCCCAGTGGCGAGAAAGGCAGCGCCAGGTGCTGGAGGCCCCTGAGTTGCTGGGGGAAGATGGTCGCCTCCAAACCAGCTACTTCCCAGTTCCAAGCGAGCCTGGTGAATCCGCCTGGCAGGGGGTGATAACGGCCGATGGCTCGGGTGGCTTTGTGTTTGATTGCGATGCCAGCGGTGGCGAAGGCGGAGCTGGAGGCAAAGCCAGGTATCCCCTAATAACTCTTGAGCCCGAATTGCACGATTGGCTCAATGGTCTTGATCGGCCAACCTCAGCAAACCTGGTCGGCTGTCTCAACCCCTACGGGCCCTGGCTCAGGGCATCCCGCCTTGGGACCTAG
- a CDS encoding ribonuclease catalytic domain-containing protein — translation MGTDGRDQQLPLKQLQRLGAFPAECNLSQWIGQPGDSCPSSRDCASAWLLLQGSDEPLPFREWAELVSGQDSLESAAACWRWLIGNQLFFRSRASHVEPIPLEEIRHLRLQRRRQVLREKALLDWHLQLAARKTVEQACLDSGALADLALLHQWAAGVGEPELPAPLKQGLKAAHCPLDSGAIRHLLVDLGSWNPHQLPSLQGSVWELGFSPELQQEASRILEQAHLVQPGDAERLDLTGLRSFTIDDESTRDIDDGLSLETGKNGSLKLWIHVADPGRLIAPGSPLDLEARRRGSSLYLAQGNLPMFPLELSTGPFSLRCGQRSAAWSLAVELAEDGAIGAFELHRSWVKPTYRLTYEDADELIELAPPQEQELLLIHGLLLKRRQWRLNQGALLLDQPEGRIREQEGLPVLEITEPGASRSMVAEAMILAGAAVAEWGREKGLAMPYRSQLPAELPPDHELDMLPPGPVRHAAIKRCLSRGLTGTEAAAHFSLGLPAYVQATSPIRRYGDLVVQRQLGAQLGGAEPLAAEEMELLLKELDGAVRQGISIAREDHRHWQQVWFDAHSKEQWQGVFLRWLRPQDGLGLVHVEDLAMDLAALCPQGCDPGDGVSLKVSLVDPLRDQLRLEARR, via the coding sequence TTGGGAACCGATGGCCGCGACCAGCAGTTGCCCCTCAAGCAGTTGCAGCGGTTGGGGGCTTTCCCCGCAGAGTGCAACCTCAGCCAATGGATTGGCCAGCCAGGAGATTCATGCCCTTCCAGTAGGGACTGTGCTTCGGCCTGGCTTCTCCTCCAGGGCAGCGATGAGCCATTGCCCTTTCGGGAGTGGGCCGAGCTGGTTAGTGGCCAGGATTCCCTTGAATCAGCTGCGGCCTGTTGGCGGTGGCTGATTGGTAACCAGCTTTTTTTCCGCTCCCGCGCAAGCCATGTGGAGCCCATCCCCCTCGAGGAGATCCGCCACCTGCGCCTGCAGCGCCGGCGCCAGGTCCTACGGGAGAAGGCTCTACTGGATTGGCACCTGCAGCTTGCAGCCCGTAAAACAGTTGAGCAGGCTTGCCTTGATTCGGGTGCTTTGGCTGATCTGGCCCTGCTCCACCAGTGGGCAGCTGGAGTTGGGGAGCCTGAGTTGCCCGCACCCCTGAAGCAGGGCCTGAAGGCCGCCCACTGCCCCCTTGATAGCGGTGCCATTCGCCACCTGCTAGTCGACCTGGGTTCTTGGAATCCCCACCAATTGCCTTCCCTCCAGGGCAGTGTCTGGGAGTTGGGTTTTAGCCCTGAGCTCCAGCAGGAGGCAAGCCGAATACTCGAGCAAGCTCACCTCGTTCAGCCCGGTGATGCTGAGCGCCTCGATCTCACTGGTCTGCGCAGCTTCACCATCGATGACGAATCAACCCGCGACATCGACGATGGCCTTTCCCTGGAGACTGGCAAAAACGGCTCTCTAAAGCTCTGGATCCATGTTGCCGATCCGGGCCGGCTGATCGCGCCGGGCTCTCCCCTCGATCTGGAGGCGAGAAGGCGGGGCAGCAGCCTTTATTTGGCACAGGGGAACCTGCCAATGTTCCCCCTGGAGCTCTCAACAGGTCCGTTCAGCCTGAGGTGCGGGCAGCGCAGCGCGGCCTGGAGCCTGGCGGTGGAATTGGCGGAGGATGGCGCTATTGGGGCCTTTGAATTACACCGTAGCTGGGTTAAACCCACCTATCGGCTCACCTATGAAGATGCCGATGAGCTAATTGAGTTGGCCCCACCCCAGGAGCAGGAGCTACTGCTTATCCACGGGCTGCTGCTGAAGCGCAGGCAATGGCGTCTTAACCAGGGAGCCCTATTGCTCGACCAGCCGGAGGGGCGTATCCGCGAGCAGGAGGGCCTGCCGGTGTTGGAGATCACTGAACCGGGAGCATCCCGATCGATGGTTGCCGAGGCGATGATTCTCGCCGGCGCCGCCGTGGCCGAATGGGGTAGGGAGAAAGGTTTGGCGATGCCCTATCGAAGCCAGCTCCCTGCTGAGTTGCCCCCTGACCATGAGCTGGACATGTTGCCGCCAGGCCCCGTTCGCCATGCAGCCATAAAGCGTTGCCTGAGCAGGGGCCTAACAGGCACCGAAGCGGCTGCCCACTTCAGCCTTGGCTTGCCGGCCTATGTGCAGGCCACTTCCCCGATCAGACGCTACGGCGATTTAGTTGTGCAGAGGCAATTAGGGGCCCAGCTGGGGGGGGCTGAACCCCTGGCTGCCGAGGAGATGGAACTGCTTTTGAAAGAGTTGGATGGTGCCGTGCGCCAGGGCATATCGATCGCCCGGGAGGATCACCGCCACTGGCAACAGGTTTGGTTTGATGCCCACAGCAAGGAGCAATGGCAGGGGGTCTTTTTACGTTGGCTGCGGCCCCAGGATGGCCTTGGCCTGGTCCACGTGGAGGACTTAGCCATGGACCTGGCTGCCCTATGCCCCCAGGGCTGTGACCCTGGGGATGGGGTTTCTCTCAAGGTATCTCTCGTGGACCCGCTGCGGGATCAACTACGTCTAGAGGCCCGGCGCTGA
- the pheT gene encoding phenylalanine--tRNA ligase subunit beta — MRVSLQWLRELVSGPEEAFAPAALAERLSMAGFEVESISDLAAQAEGVVLGFVTGREPHPNADKLSVCQVDVGAEELLQIVCGATNVRLGIHVAVALVGATLPAVDLKIKPAELRGVASSGMICSLTELGLGASDGIAILDQICEQLPPLGSAVGPLLGLDDQVLELAITANRPDGLSMAGIAREVAALIGGKTEIPQSKNELVSQPLGCSSADLSAIETGGLFSITALGAITVAPSPAWIQQRLEKAGIRPINNVVDVTNLVMLETGQPLHAFDRASLASISGDTAEPGSLGLRRAQANEPFTSLDGEDRALEEQALVVTYGNRPIALAGVMGGLAEAVTETTTSIWLEAAMFDPQQVRQSARSVGLRTEASSRFEKGLPLETTIAAADRAVELMQEICGAKPEGRWLHRRPMADPEPLILRRDALHNLLGPVVVDGESLDLPDARVEQTLSALGCSLQNDGDDGWLVAVPPSRSMDLVREVDLIEEVARLVGYDQFACHLPDPIEPGGLNSLQQAERRLRRALTAAGLQEACSFSLVPPAEGRIPLANPLLADYGCLRDSIHPELLAAARRNLQSGQVSFWAFEIGQVFHADDKRGQRTLLVGLMAGSRRSECWSTNGKIAQKTYSQARGVLGQALTTLAIPCEDKPLASNELLHPGRAAELMVEGRPAGWFGQLHPHQAEEGDLPDDTYLFELDLSTLLTAATRKNRWQPGFQSFATVPASERDLAVVLPKTSLSSELISVIRKAGKPLLENVELIDRYEGAQVGDGLCSQAFRLRYRNPERTLTEEEVENTQAAVLKALEKHGAQLRC, encoded by the coding sequence ATGCGGGTATCGCTCCAATGGTTGAGGGAGCTGGTGTCGGGCCCGGAAGAGGCCTTTGCACCCGCAGCCCTGGCGGAGCGCCTCTCCATGGCCGGTTTTGAGGTGGAGTCCATCAGCGACCTAGCTGCCCAGGCAGAGGGGGTGGTGCTTGGTTTTGTAACGGGTCGAGAACCCCACCCAAACGCCGACAAACTCAGCGTCTGCCAGGTGGATGTGGGCGCCGAAGAGCTGCTCCAAATCGTCTGCGGTGCCACAAATGTGCGATTAGGCATCCATGTAGCTGTGGCGCTCGTGGGTGCCACCCTTCCGGCAGTAGATCTAAAAATCAAGCCAGCAGAGCTTCGGGGAGTGGCCAGCAGCGGCATGATCTGCTCGCTGACCGAACTGGGGCTGGGAGCCTCAGATGGCATCGCGATTCTCGATCAGATTTGCGAGCAGCTTCCCCCCCTTGGCTCAGCCGTTGGCCCCCTGCTGGGTCTCGACGATCAGGTGCTCGAGTTGGCGATCACAGCCAACCGGCCGGATGGGCTCTCGATGGCGGGCATTGCCCGGGAGGTGGCTGCCCTAATTGGTGGCAAGACCGAAATCCCCCAGTCCAAAAACGAGCTGGTTTCCCAACCCCTTGGCTGCTCCAGCGCCGACCTGAGCGCTATCGAAACGGGTGGCCTATTCAGCATTACTGCCCTAGGGGCAATCACTGTTGCCCCATCACCTGCCTGGATCCAGCAAAGGCTTGAAAAGGCCGGCATTCGCCCCATCAACAACGTGGTCGATGTCACCAACCTGGTGATGCTGGAAACGGGCCAACCCCTCCATGCCTTCGACAGGGCAAGCCTTGCCTCCATCAGTGGTGACACTGCCGAGCCTGGAAGCTTGGGCCTAAGGCGTGCCCAAGCGAACGAGCCCTTCACCAGCCTCGATGGGGAAGACCGCGCCCTCGAGGAGCAGGCCCTGGTGGTGACCTATGGCAATAGGCCCATCGCCCTTGCAGGGGTAATGGGTGGCCTGGCCGAGGCCGTTACCGAAACCACCACAAGCATTTGGCTTGAGGCGGCGATGTTTGATCCCCAGCAAGTACGCCAATCGGCCCGCAGCGTCGGCCTCAGAACCGAGGCCAGCAGTCGTTTTGAAAAGGGATTGCCCCTCGAAACCACCATCGCTGCCGCCGATCGGGCGGTGGAGTTAATGCAGGAAATCTGCGGCGCCAAGCCCGAGGGGAGGTGGCTGCACCGGCGGCCCATGGCCGATCCAGAGCCCCTGATACTGCGGCGAGATGCCCTCCACAACCTCCTGGGGCCGGTGGTGGTGGATGGGGAGAGCCTTGATCTGCCCGACGCCCGTGTTGAGCAGACGCTCTCAGCCCTTGGCTGCTCACTGCAAAACGATGGGGATGACGGATGGCTTGTGGCCGTGCCCCCATCCCGCTCGATGGACCTGGTTCGGGAAGTCGATTTAATCGAGGAGGTTGCCCGTCTGGTGGGCTACGACCAGTTCGCCTGCCACCTTCCCGATCCGATCGAGCCCGGTGGACTCAATTCCCTGCAGCAGGCAGAGCGCCGGCTGCGGCGGGCCCTAACAGCCGCTGGTTTACAGGAAGCCTGCAGCTTCTCCCTGGTGCCCCCCGCGGAGGGCCGCATACCCCTTGCCAACCCCCTTCTTGCTGACTACGGCTGCCTGCGCGATTCAATTCATCCGGAGCTGCTGGCAGCGGCCCGCCGCAACCTGCAAAGCGGCCAGGTCAGTTTTTGGGCATTCGAAATTGGCCAGGTATTCCATGCCGACGACAAGCGCGGCCAGCGAACCCTGCTGGTTGGCCTCATGGCTGGCTCTAGAAGATCCGAATGCTGGAGCACCAACGGCAAGATCGCCCAAAAGACCTACTCCCAGGCCCGTGGCGTGCTGGGTCAAGCCCTGACAACCCTGGCTATTCCCTGCGAGGACAAACCCCTGGCTAGCAATGAACTGCTCCATCCGGGCAGGGCGGCAGAGTTGATGGTTGAAGGCAGACCCGCGGGATGGTTTGGCCAGCTCCATCCGCACCAGGCCGAGGAGGGGGATTTACCCGATGACACCTATCTATTTGAACTGGATTTATCAACATTATTGACTGCTGCCACCAGGAAAAATCGCTGGCAACCGGGCTTCCAGAGCTTTGCCACGGTGCCTGCTTCCGAGAGGGATTTAGCTGTTGTCTTGCCGAAAACCAGCCTGTCTAGTGAACTGATAAGCGTTATTCGTAAGGCAGGCAAACCGCTGTTAGAAAATGTTGAATTGATTGATAGATATGAAGGGGCCCAGGTGGGTGATGGGCTTTGTAGCCAGGCCTTCCGCCTCCGTTACAGAAACCCGGAGAGAACGCTCACCGAGGAGGAAGTGGAAAACACCCAGGCGGCTGTGCTCAAGGCCCTCGAAAAGCATGGAGCCCAGCTCCGTTGCTAG
- the rpsR gene encoding 30S ribosomal protein S18, which yields MSSSFFKKRLSPIKPGDPIDYKDVDLLKKFITERGKILPRRLTGLTAKQQRDLTNSVKRARIVALLPFVNPEG from the coding sequence ATGAGTAGTTCCTTCTTCAAAAAGCGCCTTTCACCGATCAAGCCCGGTGATCCGATCGACTACAAGGACGTCGATCTCCTCAAAAAATTCATCACCGAGCGCGGCAAGATCCTTCCCCGTCGTCTCACGGGCCTGACTGCGAAACAGCAAAGGGACCTCACCAACTCTGTGAAGCGGGCCCGAATCGTTGCCTTGCTTCCCTTCGTTAACCCAGAGGGCTAG